One Mus caroli chromosome 6, CAROLI_EIJ_v1.1, whole genome shotgun sequence genomic window, AAATAAAACTGGTTCctaagcagagagaaagagatgacagAATTTAGGGGACAAGCCCAGGTTAAAGTCCCTACTCATCTATACCTTCAATACATTATCAAGTCGTCCTCAATTCCACTAATTAAAGATGTGTTTAAAGAAATAGGTCCTCatgagaggaggatgaggaggccaggaagcaaaagCAGGTTGCTATGGGATGATTATGATTAGGTGTGGTAGTCAGGCAGTGATCTGGGCTTCAACAGGTTGAGATATAGTAGGGCTCAGAAGCAGGGGCTGAGGTTGCATGGATAGGGTGAGGGGAAGGGGACCTGAGGAAATCTGAAGCACAAAGATCAGCTGTATGTTTGTAGGGTTATTCATCTTCAGGCCGCATTGGTTTAGCCAATGGATAAAAATACTTAAttaggactggtgagatggctcagcaggtaagagcactgactgctcttctgaaggtcctgagttcaaatcccagcaatcacatgatagctcacaaccatccctaatgagatctgatgccctcttctggtgtgactaaagagagctacagtgtacttttatataaataataaataaaccttttaaaaatacttaattaaaaaatgacatttgaaTGTGTCAGTTTACTTTaggactttaaaaatattgtttcacTAAATAAGCCCCAAAGTCCAAATGCTTTCCCATCTTTTATGAGGAGCTTGGATGCTGATTTGGACCTCAATAAAACCACTTAGATACATCCTACTCTAGCTTTTGAATTGAGATCTTGGGATTCAAAGAGTCTAAGGGGTGATGTTGATATGGTGTGATCAAATTCCCACCTTGTGCGAAGATGGTCCAGTGAGAAAAACACTTGTTGCAGAAGtgtgagaacctgaatttggattGCCCAAAACCTACATAAAAGGGGTGCCATGGAactcacctgtaaccccagcactgagggaaTGTAGACGGGTGGAATCCTTAAGGGCACTAGCCAGCAATGTAGATGAATTAATGAGTTTAAGGTTCAGAAAGAGGTTCTTTCTGTCTTAAAAACTGAGATAGAGAGTGAGTGATAAAGACATTGGACAGTGACCTTCCCACATTCATGAGTAGGCAAgtgcacttgcatacacacacacacacacacacacacacacacacacacNcacacacacacacacacacacacaccacacacacacacacacacacaccacacacacacacacacacacacacacacttttctttgtCCATCCAATGTCCATGGTTCCGTTGTTTTGTGCCAACATTGTTCCCGGGGTACAGAACTTTTATGTTCACATACGGTAGGTTTTATTTCAAACCAGAAACTGTGAGAGAGGCTCTTCCTGTGACTCCTGACTTAGGACAATTTCAGGATTGTAGGTAATTATCATTTTAACCACCAGAGGTCACCCACCAAAACCCATAGCATTTTTCAGGTCTAGCATACTAAAGTGAATAAAAACTCTAAGTAACCTATCAAACCACTAAACAATAGTTACGTCACTCCACATTTCACCAAAACCTGTGGAACAGAATTCAccacagaggaaggggaaaggaagctGTGTCATGGGCACTTAATCAGCAAATGTCTTAACACCATGGTGGTATACTTAAGCAGACTATTTCCATGGTCCAACAGAACTTTACATCAATCAGGTCTTTGCTGTGGTTACCTAAACATAATTCTTTTGTAGTTTTTTCCAGAAGACTGAAAAGGAGACATGACAACTCTCCATCTCTTACTCACCCATCCCGAGTGCACCTCCATCGCAGTGTTCTTTGCCACTGACCGCGGTTCTCTTATATCCCTCACAGCCCGAGCAATCACTCCCCTAACCTAGCTAGCATTTTCTCTAGTATTTGCTTGCATAGCCTCATCTTTCATGTAAGGGGACATCAATCAGAACACTCCatttctgtcttagtttcctGTTTTGTGAAATAAAAGTGCAATCACAGATTGTTACATAATTGTTATAATAAAGCAATTAAAGCATTTGAAGTGTAAGGCCTGATACTGGGAAgctttccaaagtgattgtaaaTATTATTTCGCATCTGTTTTTCATCATAAACCTCACATCTTATCCATATTTTATTGTGGACATACAGGCTTTGTAACCCTTGGACACTTTTTGAATCCTTTTGCTTATCCCCGAGTAGAAACCTGATCATGACACTTGATTTTACATCTCAATCCATTCATCAGAAtttctttaactttaaaataaattgtgctctgaaaatataaataaatagtaacaGCATCTCTCCTCTTGGAAGTAATTACTAACAGAAAGCTAAATTTCTCCACAGGTCTTTTGGATTACGTTGAAGAAGAGGTAGTGAAGGTTCTATCTTATCATGCAACTATTGCCTGAAGGACAGTTAAGACTCTGTGCTTTTCAACCAGTACATCTTACATCGGGGCTGCTCACGCTTCTTATCCTGAAGTCTATCTCATCCCTAAAACCTGCCCGACTTCCAGTTTATCAAAGGAAACCATTTATTGCTGCTTGGAATGCTCCAACAGACCTGTGtttgataaaatataatttatcactGAACTTAAAAGTGTTTCAGATGGTTGGAAGCCCTCGGCTCAAAGACAGGGGGCAAAATGTTGTTATATTTTATGCCAACAGATTGGGATATTACCCATGGTATACATCAGAAGGGGTACCCATCAATGGTGGTCTTCCCCAAAACACAAGCTTACAAGTACACCTGAAAAAAGCTGCCCAGGATATTAATTATTACATACCTTCTGAAAATTTCAGTGGACTTGCTGTTATAGACTGGGAATATTGGCGCCCACAGTGGGCCCGGAACTGGAACACAAAGGATATCTACAGACAGAAGTCAAGAACTCTTATTTCTGATATGAAAGAGAACATATCTGCTGCTGATATCGAATATTCAGCCAAGGCAACTTTTGAGAAAAGTGCAAAAGCTTTCATGGAGGAAACTATCAAATTGGGAAGTAAGAGCAGACCCAAGGGCCTTTGGGGTTATTATTTATATCCTGATTGCCACAATTATAATGTTTATGCCACAAACTATACTGGGTCATGCCCAGAAGAGGAAGTTTTGAGGAACAACGACCTCTCTTGGCTCTGGAACAGCAGTACAGCCCTGTATCCGGCTGTCAGTGTTAGGAAATCCTTTGCAGACAGTGAAAACACTTTGCACTTCTCACGATTTCGGGTGCGTGAGTCACTGAGGATTTCCACCATGACATCACAGGATTATGCTCTGCCTGTATTTGTCTACACACAGCTGGGCTACAAAGAGGAACCATTACTTTTCCTTTCTAAGGTAAGACTCTCCTTGCCCCATAGTAGAGACTTTCCTCTGTAtctaaaagaaacatttctttgttatttttgccCTTTGAAGAATACCCAGTTAGTGGAAAACTagcatcttatttttttctagactACTGACCTGCTTAGACTCTTCCTTCCTGGACACTAAATTTTGTTATCTTTCTTATTATCATTCCTTTTAAAGGACACAGagaggtaaaaaaacaaaacaaaacaacaaaacaaaacaaaacaaaacaaaaccctgacatCTGATGCTAGAAGCTACTGAATTCCCTATGACTGGTTATCGTGGGAGATTATTAAAATAGTTTGTCACAGGTTAAAAAATTAGAGAGGATGTTTCAAAATGGGATGGTTTGGCCATACATGTAAAAGTAGAATGAAAGACAttctaaatacaaagaaaatctgTAATTTTGTAGACTGATCCATGTTAGATATAGTTGTTTCACTGACCTGCTAGTGGAAATCTGGCAGAGTAGCGTGGGCTTGGCTGGAAATTCAATGTTAACCATGAACAGTTTTGCAACCCAGGTTAAAACTCTGAGAGGACTGTCTTTgtgcctgattattttcactcaGAAAGGTCCAGAAGAGCAAGCTTTAAACTAAGTGACTTTCAGCCTGATTTTCTCTCCATTGCTGCTCTAATCACTTAAATAGTAGCTTCTAGGAAAAAGGGTGGATGTGGGTACTAACGTTTACATATTTCCTCACCAAGAAGACTTGAACCCTGTTTCAGCCATTGCATTTATGATGCAATAATATTTCTCCATTTTACTCACCATCAAAGGGTTTGAGATAGTTCAACAGggacatttcttttctctccttattATAACTTTCAGTTGAGTAGCCTGTGCTACAAGATAAAAGATGTTCTTGTATCTTGACAGCCTCATATGGGTGCTTAGGAAACCCTCAGGTATGGGCTTTACTATGCATGCTCATTCAAAGGAGAAGCTGTGCATCAGTGGGAGGTAGAGAAAATGCTATGTTTCCAACACTATGCAGAAGGTGAAAGTCTTCACCCACAGCTGAAACTCACAGTGACTCCCAAAATAAGCTGCAAAAATTGAATCAAGAATGGCAAGAGGTCACTTTTGGGAGGTTTGGAAAAGCTATATCAACTTTAACAGAACAACCATGACACTGGAAAATTAAAacatactatatatttatatataatcttatgtattataatatatatgctaaATATATATCAGAAAGTGTATTTTaactttatatgtaaaataataatctCCCTTTTTAAAGtgatgattcatttatttttggaaaaaggAACTCTAAACTGTAAAGGAACAATGTTCATTTGGAAAGACAGCTTAGTGTGCTGGTACATTCTGCATATTGCACATAGCTcaggtaacatttttaaaatagtgatgGCTTAGAAATGCtacttttccttcccaggaaAGTATCACCACCAGCATTTAGGCCTCATCTCCTTCTGAAAGGAGagcttattttatgttttgttttgttttttgagacagggtttctctgtgtagccttgactgtgttggaactcactttgtagaccaggctggcctcgaactcagaaatctgcctgcctctgcctcctgagtgctgggattaaaggcatgcgccaccacgcccggcttgaaagGGGAGCTTCTATTCGAGTGTTTAAAAATATCAACATTCCCACCACTGCATTCAACCTATCATAAAAAACTTctattcataaattaaaaaaatctgttgttCATTTGTTCCAAACTCTGAATGACTATGAAGGGCTTCCATTATTTTTCTCCAATATGTCTGAATTTtagaatgcatgcacacatacagttaGGATTGGGTAGCATATCTCTTTACCTTCCCAGAACCCAGAGTCTTGGTtgttaacaacaaacaaaacaaaacaaaacaaaacaaaacaaaacaaaacaaaacaaaaccccaaccccaaccaacaaaacaaaacaaccagagaGTAGGTGTGGGGACTATCTACTCCACTGATCTAATCTAACAGAAgtatgattaagaaaaaaaaaaaggtgtgtgaaAATTTGAATCACCTCAGAGATACATGTGGAATAACtatcattttaaaacaagtatCAAAGCCTTGAACTTCACCATGGTCTATCTGAGAATCTTAGGCAGCTTGGGAGAACAATACAGAGGCAGTGATATCTCATTTCACTGAGAAGATGGCCTGCACGACCAACATATAAATTCAATCTAGACATAATGTGACGTCATGatttataaaaacaatgaaaggtGTTTCTGAGGCTGAggatttaaatgtttttctgtaaGTAATTTCTGGGTTATCATATAAAGTAAGTTCCTTAGTGACTCTGTTATTTCATTATGACTCCTATTAGTACACTACTTTCTAATATAAATTCTGGTAAGCACCAGGGGTCAAAATCTAAGTATGATACCCTTTACTTCTTTTTGCCCCCTTAAATGTATACAATGTAATTTGATTGTATCCACGTTGCACTTTGCCCTTCAAGTCTCCTTGGTCTTCCCTTCAATACATATCCCTCTCATTTCAAGGCTCTTTTTAAATAACACACTTAGCCCATTCAGTGCCCGTTTGTGAGCCCCCAAATACCACTAAGGAGCCAACTCCAATGCAATCACATTAGGCTCTTTTTATGGGCCATATCTCCATCTGtgacacagcaggacaggagGGTAAAGTCCTGAGCTCTCAGCCAGGACAAGATTTTATAGGAAATGGTAAGCAAGCAAGGGTGTTTCTAGCCTGGCCCACATCTGATTGGGGAACTCTTATGGaattttgttgtcttttaaaataattggctggtgctgggagccaaaccataaacttaacttctgctttcctcttgataggtggttgttaggaagtgaagtgccagggCCAGGCTTGTATGTAACCTGGAGACACAGGTTTGTtggggagtaacctggaaactggtgctagagagttcaaccttaggtcaggttctctaagatggagtctgaatcCAACATCTGGCCTTTCACTATCTGCTTGTCTACGGGAATGGGACCATCCATGGGGTCATTAGCAACTTATTCGTAGCTACATCCTCATATTAAAATAGTTCCCCATCTCTCCAACAACCACCAACTGCCAACAGCTTTTCAAGTAGGGGTGGAACCACATGGGTGCTCTGCCCTGTTAGACTAGAATTTTAAATAGCTCAGTCTTGTTCAGGAAACCATAGCTGCAGTGAGCTCATAAGTGCAGTAGCCATACCATGTAGAGAGGGCAGCATTTCAAAGCCCTCCTTCTCACCTACCAGCTCTTGCACCCTTTCTGTCCCCACTTCCATAGAGCTCCCTAAACCTTAGAATGGTAGAGGGTGTGGAGGATTGACATAATGTCCCAATTAGGGTTGGACACTCATACATTCTTATTCTCAATGCTGAAACAATTATGAATTTGTTTGTATCACTGCTCACTGCCAAAAGGAGCTC contains:
- the LOC110297024 gene encoding hyaluronidase-4, with the translated sequence MQLLPEGQLRLCAFQPVHLTSGLLTLLILKSISSLKPARLPVYQRKPFIAAWNAPTDLCLIKYNLSLNLKVFQMVGSPRLKDRGQNVVIFYANRLGYYPWYTSEGVPINGGLPQNTSLQVHLKKAAQDINYYIPSENFSGLAVIDWEYWRPQWARNWNTKDIYRQKSRTLISDMKENISAADIEYSAKATFEKSAKAFMEETIKLGSKSRPKGLWGYYLYPDCHNYNVYATNYTGSCPEEEVLRNNDLSWLWNSSTALYPAVSVRKSFADSENTLHFSRFRVRESLRISTMTSQDYALPVFVYTQLGYKEEPLLFLSKQDLISTIGESAALGAAGIVVWGDMNLTSSEENCTKVNRFVNSDFGNYIINVTRAAEVCSCHLCKNNGRCVRKTWKAAHYLHLNPASYHIEASEDGEFIVRGRASDTDLAVMAENFLCHCYEGYEGADCREMTEASGPSGVSLSSSSVITLCLLFLAGYQSIQL